Proteins encoded in a region of the Caldisericia bacterium genome:
- a CDS encoding deoxyguanosinetriphosphate triphosphohydrolase — MPKQQHIRILAEKLEEKNLSPFATLSKNSKGRIFKEEKCEIRTEFQRDRDRIIHSKSFRRLKDKTQVFFFPLGDHYRTRLTHVLEVSQIARVIGRALRLNEDLIEAISLGHDLGHSPFGHIGEEILDKKYKEFVKTGGFKHNEQSLRVVDFLEEGYGNKKKTGLNLTWETRDGILMHSKGLKIIKESGIQNISTLEGEVVAYADRIAYLNHDLDDAIRGGVIKEKDIPKEIKRFLGKDSGKRIDKMVKDLIFNFLKNHQLKFSDEVIEIIDLFLNFLKERLYYNKKVRGDEIIRIEKVISDLFDFYMENPNKILNFVKKYEKPICFKSWEDALDNIEIRARYVCDYISGMSDEYLILTYNENFFPKPWRT, encoded by the coding sequence TTGCCAAAACAACAACATATCAGGATACTCGCTGAAAAATTAGAAGAAAAAAATTTAAGCCCTTTTGCAACTTTATCAAAAAATAGTAAAGGTAGAATTTTTAAAGAAGAAAAATGTGAAATAAGAACTGAGTTTCAAAGAGATAGAGATAGAATAATTCATTCAAAATCATTTCGAAGATTAAAAGATAAAACTCAAGTTTTCTTCTTTCCGTTAGGAGATCACTATAGAACCAGATTAACACATGTTCTTGAAGTTTCACAAATAGCCAGAGTTATTGGTAGAGCATTAAGATTAAACGAAGATTTAATAGAAGCAATCTCTTTAGGACATGATCTGGGTCATTCTCCATTTGGTCATATTGGTGAAGAGATTCTTGATAAAAAATATAAAGAATTTGTAAAAACAGGTGGTTTTAAACATAATGAACAATCTTTAAGAGTTGTTGATTTTCTTGAAGAAGGTTATGGAAATAAAAAGAAAACCGGTCTAAATTTAACTTGGGAAACTAGAGACGGAATTCTTATGCATTCAAAAGGTTTAAAAATTATTAAAGAGAGTGGAATTCAAAACATAAGCACACTTGAAGGAGAAGTTGTTGCTTACGCAGATAGAATAGCATATTTAAATCACGATCTTGATGATGCAATTAGAGGTGGAGTAATTAAAGAAAAAGATATTCCAAAAGAGATTAAAAGGTTTCTTGGAAAAGATAGTGGTAAAAGAATTGATAAGATGGTAAAAGATTTAATATTTAATTTTCTTAAAAATCATCAACTTAAATTTAGTGATGAGGTTATAGAAATTATTGATCTATTCCTAAATTTTCTAAAAGAAAGACTTTACTATAATAAAAAAGTTAGAGGTGATGAGATTATAAGAATAGAAAAAGTAATAAGTGATCTTTTTGATTTTTATATGGAAAATCCTAATAAAATTTTAAATTTTGTCAAAAAATATGAAAAACCAATATGTTTTAAATCTTGGGAAGATGCTTTAGATAATATAGAAATTAGAGCAAGATATGTATGTGATTACATATCTGGAATGAGTGATGAATATTTAATTTTAACTTATAACGAAAATTTCTTTCCTAAACCTTGGAGAACATGA
- a CDS encoding MFS transporter: MKKPEGFKGFMIMSIGQFISMVGSSMTQFGLSIWIWKTTGNATPFSIITTLFFIPNLIFSPIAGALIDRWPLKRSLILPDLAAGIVTILTFILYTMNKLNLPFLYFASFVSGIFNSFQWPAYSVTISIMLKKEEYGKANGLFSMVENGPVIISPILAGIFLPIINLSGIMIIDIITFLFAIGSVLYVFIPKIERFHSEEKLSILKDALFGFKFILTKKHLLALLTVFLFVNFFEGFINPLFSPLILSKMNNSSLALGIVQTFFGLGGLVGGLVMTLWGGTKKKVYGLIGGIMFSGIALLIFALSKSLYLLSIFGFIISSLGVITNSSSQAIWQSKIPPQLQGRVFSARRVIAQLSGIIPMITSGPIIDNVISKFFVDNNRFLSFFGKGKSGAMSFMAFLSGILVVIVAISAFLNKLVMNVEKIE, encoded by the coding sequence ATGAAAAAACCAGAAGGATTTAAAGGATTTATGATAATGTCTATAGGCCAATTTATTTCAATGGTTGGTTCAAGTATGACTCAATTTGGTTTATCAATTTGGATTTGGAAAACAACTGGCAATGCAACTCCATTTAGCATTATAACAACTTTGTTTTTTATACCAAATTTAATATTTTCACCTATTGCTGGTGCGCTTATTGATAGATGGCCTTTAAAAAGATCTTTAATCCTTCCAGATCTTGCAGCAGGAATTGTAACTATATTAACATTTATTTTGTACACTATGAATAAATTAAATCTTCCATTCTTATATTTTGCTTCTTTTGTTTCAGGAATATTTAACTCTTTTCAATGGCCAGCATATTCAGTAACAATAAGTATTATGTTAAAAAAGGAAGAATACGGAAAAGCAAATGGACTTTTTTCAATGGTTGAAAATGGTCCGGTAATAATATCTCCAATACTTGCTGGTATTTTTTTACCTATAATAAATCTATCAGGAATAATGATAATAGATATTATAACCTTTTTATTCGCAATTGGATCAGTTTTGTATGTATTTATACCTAAAATTGAAAGGTTCCATTCAGAAGAAAAATTAAGTATTCTTAAAGATGCTTTATTTGGATTTAAATTTATTCTAACTAAAAAGCATCTACTTGCTCTTTTAACTGTTTTTTTATTTGTAAATTTTTTTGAAGGTTTTATTAATCCTTTATTTTCTCCTTTAATATTATCAAAAATGAACAATAGCAGTTTAGCATTAGGTATTGTTCAAACTTTTTTTGGATTAGGAGGATTAGTTGGTGGGTTAGTAATGACATTGTGGGGAGGAACAAAAAAGAAAGTTTATGGTTTAATAGGAGGAATAATGTTTAGCGGAATAGCACTATTAATATTTGCATTATCAAAATCTCTTTATCTTTTATCTATTTTTGGTTTCATTATCTCTTCTCTTGGAGTTATAACAAATTCTTCAAGTCAAGCAATTTGGCAGTCCAAAATACCACCTCAACTTCAAGGTAGGGTTTTTTCTGCAAGAAGAGTGATAGCTCAACTTAGTGGAATTATTCCTATGATAACTAGTGGTCCAATTATAGATAATGTTATTTCGAAATTTTTTGTGGATAACAATAGATTTTTATCTTTCTTTGGAAAAGGTAAATCAGGAGCAATGTCCTTTATGGCTTTTCTATCTGGTATTCTTGTTGTAATAGTTGCAATAAGTGCATTTTTAAATAAACTTGTCATGAATGTAGAAAAAATTGAATAA
- the ppdK gene encoding pyruvate, phosphate dikinase gives MGKRIYEFEEGSKEMRNLLGGKGAGLAEMTRIGLPVPSGFTITTEVCNEYYSVGGKFPEGLKEEILEYLNKLEKKVNKKFGSKENPLLVSVRSGAPVSMPGMMDTILNLGLNDETVKGLEDLTKDKRFAYDSYRRFISMFGNVVMGIKHEKFEEILEDVKKKYNVKYDSEIPSEGLIEIVEKYKELYKKETQEEFPQDPYQQLMMAVEAVFKSWNNKRAIEYRRIYKIPETLGTAVNIQMMVFGNAGFDSGTGVGFTRDPSTGENKLYGEYLLNAQGEDVVAGIRTPKPIDELKKDIPSAYEELLRVKDILEKHYRDIQDFEFTIEKGKLYMLQTRTGQRTPIAAVKIAVDMFEEGLITKEEAVMRVDPHQVELLLHPMIDPKEIVKPIAKGLPASPGAAFGKVIFDTDEAALRGNNGEEIILVRPETTPEDIHGMVAAKGILTARGGMTSHAAVVARGMGKPCVVGCEEIKINMEEGYFITQDGTKVSKEDYITIDGGTGRVILGKAPLIEPEIGGNLEKLLKFADEIRKLGVRANANTPQDAIKAKKFGAEGIGLLRIERMFLDPERLPIVQDMIMARTKEEREKHLRKIIPMIQKDFEEMLEVMNNLPVTIRLLDPPLHEFLPQRERLEEEIREFKEKGEIEEVKKRENILKRVKELYEHNPMIGWRGCRVGIVYPEIYESMIEAIIMAGINLKKKGLNPIVEIMHPLVSHENELKILRELTENVAKKVIEREGVEIHYLIGTMIEVPRAAVCADKIAKYADFFSFGTNDLTQTVFAFSRDDVEASFLPFYIDKKILPENPFMVLDIEGVGQLVEIGTKLGKEANPKLEVGICGEHGGEPTSVKFFHRAGLDYVSCSPFRIPIARLAAAQAVIEEKLAKTTTYQDTR, from the coding sequence ATGGGTAAGAGAATTTATGAGTTTGAAGAAGGTTCAAAAGAGATGAGAAATCTTTTAGGAGGAAAGGGAGCAGGTCTTGCAGAGATGACAAGAATAGGACTTCCTGTTCCTAGTGGTTTTACTATCACAACTGAGGTATGCAATGAATATTATAGTGTTGGAGGGAAATTTCCGGAAGGATTAAAAGAAGAAATATTGGAGTATTTAAATAAATTAGAGAAAAAAGTAAATAAAAAATTTGGTTCAAAAGAAAATCCTCTTCTTGTTTCGGTTCGTTCTGGTGCGCCAGTTTCAATGCCAGGTATGATGGATACAATTTTAAACCTTGGTTTAAATGATGAAACAGTTAAAGGACTTGAAGATTTAACAAAAGATAAAAGATTTGCTTATGATTCTTATAGAAGATTCATTTCTATGTTTGGTAATGTTGTTATGGGTATAAAGCATGAAAAATTTGAGGAGATTCTTGAAGATGTTAAGAAAAAATATAATGTTAAATATGATTCTGAAATTCCTTCAGAGGGTTTAATTGAAATAGTTGAAAAATATAAAGAATTATATAAAAAAGAAACTCAAGAAGAATTTCCTCAAGATCCATATCAACAACTTATGATGGCAGTAGAAGCTGTTTTTAAATCTTGGAACAACAAAAGAGCAATAGAATATAGAAGAATTTATAAAATACCTGAAACACTTGGAACAGCTGTAAATATACAAATGATGGTTTTTGGAAATGCAGGTTTTGATTCAGGAACTGGTGTTGGTTTTACAAGAGATCCATCAACAGGAGAAAATAAATTATATGGAGAATATCTTTTAAATGCACAAGGCGAAGATGTTGTTGCTGGAATAAGAACACCAAAACCAATTGATGAACTTAAAAAAGATATACCTTCTGCTTATGAAGAGTTGTTGAGAGTGAAAGATATTCTCGAGAAACATTATAGAGATATTCAAGATTTCGAATTTACAATAGAAAAGGGAAAATTATATATGCTTCAAACAAGAACAGGTCAAAGAACACCAATTGCTGCTGTAAAAATTGCAGTTGATATGTTTGAAGAAGGTCTTATAACAAAAGAAGAAGCAGTAATGAGAGTAGATCCTCATCAAGTTGAACTTCTTTTACATCCAATGATTGATCCAAAAGAAATTGTTAAGCCAATAGCAAAAGGTTTACCAGCATCTCCTGGTGCTGCTTTTGGAAAAGTCATATTTGATACAGATGAAGCAGCATTAAGGGGAAACAATGGAGAAGAAATTATTCTCGTAAGACCAGAAACTACTCCAGAAGATATTCATGGAATGGTTGCTGCAAAAGGAATACTTACAGCAAGAGGTGGAATGACATCTCATGCTGCAGTTGTAGCAAGGGGTATGGGAAAGCCATGTGTTGTTGGATGTGAAGAGATAAAAATAAATATGGAAGAAGGTTATTTTATTACTCAAGATGGTACAAAAGTTTCAAAAGAAGATTATATTACCATTGATGGTGGAACAGGAAGAGTAATTTTAGGAAAGGCACCTTTGATTGAACCAGAAATTGGTGGAAATTTAGAGAAATTACTTAAATTTGCTGATGAAATTAGAAAACTTGGTGTTAGAGCAAATGCAAATACACCACAGGATGCAATAAAAGCTAAAAAATTTGGTGCTGAGGGAATTGGATTATTAAGAATAGAAAGAATGTTTCTTGATCCAGAAAGATTGCCAATTGTTCAAGATATGATTATGGCTAGAACAAAAGAAGAAAGAGAAAAACATTTAAGAAAAATAATACCTATGATTCAAAAAGATTTTGAAGAGATGTTAGAGGTAATGAATAATTTACCTGTCACTATAAGACTCCTTGATCCTCCTCTTCATGAATTTTTACCCCAAAGAGAAAGATTAGAAGAAGAAATTAGAGAATTTAAAGAAAAAGGTGAGATTGAAGAAGTTAAAAAAAGAGAGAACATATTGAAGAGAGTAAAAGAGCTTTATGAACACAATCCAATGATTGGTTGGAGAGGTTGTAGAGTTGGAATAGTTTATCCTGAAATTTATGAATCAATGATAGAGGCAATTATAATGGCTGGAATAAATTTAAAGAAAAAAGGTCTTAATCCAATTGTTGAGATAATGCACCCACTTGTCTCTCATGAAAATGAATTGAAAATTTTAAGAGAATTAACTGAAAATGTCGCTAAAAAAGTAATAGAAAGAGAGGGAGTTGAGATTCACTATTTAATAGGGACAATGATTGAAGTTCCAAGAGCAGCAGTATGTGCAGATAAAATAGCAAAATATGCAGATTTCTTCTCATTTGGAACCAATGATCTAACTCAAACAGTTTTTGCTTTTTCAAGAGATGATGTTGAGGCATCTTTCCTTCCATTTTATATTGACAAAAAAATTCTACCTGAAAATCCATTTATGGTTTTAGATATTGAAGGAGTCGGTCAACTTGTTGAAATTGGAACTAAACTGGGAAAAGAAGCCAATCCAAAACTTGAAGTTGGAATTTGTGGTGAACATGGAGGAGAACCAACAAGTGTAAAATTTTTCCATAGAGCAGGTTTAGATTATGTATCTTGCTCTCCTTTCAGAATACCAATTGCAAGACTTGCTGCTGCTCAGGCTGTTATTGAGGAGAAACTTGCCAAAACAACAACATATCAGGATACTCGCTGA
- the dnaG gene encoding DNA primase — protein sequence MKNIFEFAEDLREKVDIVDFLSQYLTIKKRGKNYVALCPFHPDKNPSLNISKEKGLFHCFGCGVGGTIYHFVMKLENVNFERAVEIVANWAQIEIPSFDYSKKNEWVYTFHEKLASYFKSNLLNNEKLLNYLFNRGLDINAIEKFTLGYAPQDLNEFLKKEEIPQEKIKETGIHPYKNFSKRLIFPIRSVSGKIVGFSGRALEGEEPKYINSLEPIFKKGENLYGLYENKEEILKTKEAILVEGYIDVIILHIKGIKNAVSSMGTSFTEEQGRILKRFADRLYISYDPDLGGLEGTKRALEIGEKFNFEVKIIEIPENIDPDEYVLKYGKDDFIILIKKSLDVINFLWNDTEKKHRGDETLVPLVKDLLEIAKRIKDPTRRFEILKKISERTGFPEIVLLEELKEKKTKKSEVIKEQENILEKEFLLYIIKNKEFFDLIKDEIDENYLTTKKYKELFLKLKNSNEFILMEDSLYRELLFSEFEIGPKQNFFDIIKRLKFIYLQNLKKELLINLERAEKEKKDELIDYYKLKLIEIEKEIKSLRYKEV from the coding sequence ATGAAGAATATATTTGAGTTTGCTGAAGATTTAAGAGAAAAAGTAGATATAGTTGATTTTTTATCTCAATATTTAACAATAAAAAAAAGAGGAAAAAATTATGTTGCATTATGTCCTTTTCATCCTGATAAAAACCCATCTTTAAATATTTCAAAAGAGAAAGGGTTATTTCACTGTTTTGGTTGTGGAGTAGGTGGCACAATTTATCATTTTGTTATGAAATTGGAAAATGTTAATTTTGAAAGAGCAGTAGAAATTGTTGCAAATTGGGCTCAAATTGAAATTCCCTCTTTCGACTATTCAAAAAAAAACGAATGGGTATATACATTTCATGAAAAGTTAGCAAGTTATTTTAAAAGTAATTTATTAAATAATGAAAAACTCTTAAATTATTTATTCAATAGAGGTTTAGATATTAATGCTATAGAAAAATTTACTTTAGGTTATGCTCCACAAGATTTAAATGAATTTTTGAAAAAAGAAGAAATACCACAAGAAAAAATAAAAGAAACAGGTATTCATCCATATAAAAATTTTTCAAAAAGATTAATATTTCCAATAAGGAGTGTTTCAGGAAAAATAGTGGGATTTTCAGGCAGAGCTCTTGAAGGCGAAGAACCTAAATATATTAATTCTTTAGAGCCAATTTTTAAAAAAGGAGAAAATTTGTATGGGTTATATGAAAATAAAGAAGAGATTTTGAAAACAAAAGAAGCGATCTTAGTAGAAGGTTATATTGATGTTATTATTTTACATATTAAAGGAATTAAAAATGCTGTGTCATCAATGGGAACTTCTTTTACAGAGGAGCAAGGTAGAATTTTAAAAAGATTTGCAGATAGATTATATATCTCATATGATCCTGATCTAGGAGGTTTAGAGGGAACTAAAAGAGCTCTAGAAATTGGTGAAAAGTTTAATTTTGAAGTAAAAATAATTGAAATTCCAGAAAATATTGATCCAGATGAATATGTTTTAAAATATGGAAAAGATGATTTTATAATTTTAATTAAAAAATCACTAGATGTAATTAATTTTTTATGGAATGATACAGAAAAAAAACATAGAGGTGATGAAACTCTTGTTCCTCTTGTAAAAGATTTATTAGAAATTGCAAAAAGAATAAAAGATCCAACAAGAAGATTTGAAATATTGAAAAAAATTTCAGAAAGGACTGGTTTTCCAGAAATAGTGTTGCTTGAAGAACTTAAAGAGAAAAAAACAAAAAAATCTGAAGTTATAAAAGAACAAGAAAATATTCTAGAAAAGGAATTTTTGTTATATATAATAAAAAACAAAGAATTTTTTGATCTAATAAAAGATGAAATAGATGAAAATTATTTAACAACTAAAAAATATAAAGAACTCTTTTTAAAATTAAAAAATTCAAATGAATTTATTTTAATGGAAGATAGTTTATACAGAGAATTACTTTTTTCAGAATTTGAAATTGGTCCAAAACAAAACTTTTTTGATATAATAAAAAGATTGAAGTTCATCTATTTACAGAATCTCAAAAAAGAGTTATTAATTAATTTAGAGAGAGCAGAGAAAGAAAAGAAAGATGAACTTATTGATTATTATAAATTAAAACTTATTGAGATTGAAAAGGAGATTAAAAGTTTAAGATATAAGGAGGTGTGA
- the glyS gene encoding glycine--tRNA ligase subunit beta: MGNKLLIEIGVEEIPARFLNEIGDSLKRNFKEFLDLESIKYKSLDVFYTPRRLVIFINEISDKQEDRILKIRGPKKSIAFNENGEPLTPLKGFLQKNESKIEDIKIEKYGDEEYVFIEKRIMGKNTKDLIKENFEKILFSIPIKKPMKWDSLIFVRPIRWILSILNDELINIKIGNIESKKETRALLKTINEKVKIDSIDQYFDLIKKEGIVLSFDERKKIILEELSKYERELGININKDEDLLNEVTNLVESPKVFYFTLPSRGKDLPYEIFLEILIKGARVFPGDKNGEIIYAFGVQNGIFKDSNTIKEGFMNVVKAKIDDALFFFTKDKEIHIKNRIDGLKNIIFEKNLGTYYDKTIRLIKFLKHLYQDIKLTEDEKAILDRAALLSMSDLTTLTVQEYPELHGIIGGFLCIESSEEKEICEIIKEFIYPRKKDDKVPESKLAKILGIVDRIDTLVGSFLVKLEPTSSEDPMGLRRVSLTLLKLLISFENSISINNLIDYSLKTYDDSLKKDFNYDNILKFIKNRFRGILEEESLSYDIINCVINLEPFIPYRTYINGKFIKNVYYDDKFNNFILAYKRIYNITKNYDNYGEIKENLLEKEEEKNLYELYMSLKKEIEKKNIFEFEKIYNKFIESVDTINRFFDNILVMVEDEKIRFNRLNLLKNLLNLFRRFGFYEEILKQ; encoded by the coding sequence ATGGGAAATAAGCTTTTGATTGAAATTGGTGTTGAAGAAATACCTGCAAGATTTTTAAATGAAATTGGAGATTCTTTAAAGAGAAATTTTAAAGAATTTTTAGATTTAGAAAGTATTAAATATAAAAGTTTAGATGTTTTTTATACGCCAAGAAGATTAGTGATTTTTATTAATGAAATTTCTGATAAACAAGAAGATAGAATTTTAAAAATTAGAGGTCCAAAAAAATCGATAGCTTTTAATGAAAATGGTGAACCTCTTACTCCTCTTAAAGGTTTTCTACAAAAAAATGAAAGTAAAATTGAAGATATAAAAATAGAAAAATATGGAGATGAAGAATATGTTTTTATTGAAAAAAGAATTATGGGTAAAAATACAAAAGATTTAATAAAAGAAAATTTTGAGAAAATACTTTTTTCAATCCCAATAAAAAAACCAATGAAATGGGATTCTCTAATTTTTGTAAGGCCAATAAGATGGATTTTATCTATTTTGAATGATGAATTAATTAATATAAAAATTGGAAATATTGAAAGTAAAAAAGAGACTAGAGCATTATTAAAAACAATTAATGAAAAAGTAAAAATTGATTCAATTGATCAATATTTCGATTTAATAAAAAAGGAGGGGATTGTTTTATCTTTTGATGAAAGAAAAAAAATAATATTAGAAGAATTATCAAAATATGAGAGAGAGTTAGGAATTAATATAAATAAAGATGAAGATCTATTAAATGAAGTAACAAATTTAGTTGAATCACCCAAGGTTTTTTACTTTACACTTCCTTCTAGAGGTAAAGATTTACCTTATGAGATATTTTTAGAAATTTTAATAAAAGGAGCAAGAGTTTTTCCAGGAGATAAAAATGGAGAAATAATATATGCATTTGGAGTCCAAAATGGCATTTTCAAAGACTCAAACACAATCAAAGAAGGTTTTATGAATGTTGTTAAAGCAAAAATAGATGACGCTCTTTTTTTCTTTACAAAAGATAAAGAAATCCATATCAAAAACAGAATTGATGGTCTTAAAAATATAATTTTTGAGAAAAATCTTGGTACATATTATGATAAAACGATAAGATTGATTAAATTTTTAAAACATCTTTATCAAGATATAAAACTTACAGAAGATGAAAAGGCTATTTTAGACAGAGCTGCACTTCTTTCAATGTCTGATCTTACAACACTAACTGTGCAAGAATATCCAGAATTACATGGCATAATTGGTGGTTTTTTATGTATTGAATCAAGTGAAGAAAAAGAAATATGTGAAATTATAAAAGAATTTATTTATCCAAGAAAAAAAGACGATAAAGTTCCAGAATCTAAACTAGCAAAAATTCTTGGTATAGTTGATAGAATTGATACTCTCGTTGGAAGTTTTCTTGTTAAGTTAGAGCCCACATCTAGTGAGGATCCTATGGGATTAAGAAGAGTTTCACTCACTCTTCTAAAACTTCTTATCTCTTTTGAAAATTCAATTTCCATTAACAATTTAATTGACTATTCTTTGAAAACTTATGATGATTCTCTTAAAAAAGATTTTAATTATGATAATATATTGAAATTTATTAAAAATAGATTTAGAGGAATTCTTGAAGAAGAAAGTTTAAGTTATGACATAATTAACTGCGTTATTAATCTTGAGCCATTTATACCATATAGAACATATATAAATGGTAAATTTATAAAAAATGTTTATTATGATGATAAATTTAATAATTTTATTCTCGCTTATAAAAGAATATATAATATAACAAAAAATTATGATAACTATGGAGAGATTAAGGAAAATCTATTAGAGAAGGAAGAAGAGAAAAATTTATATGAATTGTATATGTCTTTAAAAAAAGAAATAGAAAAGAAAAATATATTTGAATTTGAAAAAATTTATAATAAATTTATTGAATCAGTTGATACAATAAATAGATTTTTTGACAATATACTTGTAATGGTTGAAGATGAAAAAATTAGATTTAATAGATTAAATTTGCTTAAAAATTTATTAAATTTATTTAGAAGATTTGGTTTTTATGAAGAGATTTTAAAACAATAG
- a CDS encoding cysteine hydrolase — MENLIKDICLLIIDMQYDFINKLSPLYVDECKDIIKNIKEILNIFRVKNLPRIFVKREHRKSGIDIDLTRQDLFNEKGGFLIEKEHGSEIVDELKPLNGEIIVIKRRFSAFFETELDLILRRMKIKTIILTGIQTPNCIRTTAFDAISFDYEVIVVSDGTKSKTEEIQISNLKDMEDVGIKILSTKNLLDMLKLF; from the coding sequence ATGGAAAATTTAATAAAAGATATATGTTTATTAATTATTGATATGCAGTATGATTTTATAAACAAACTATCACCATTATATGTAGATGAATGTAAAGATATTATCAAAAATATTAAGGAAATATTAAATATATTCAGAGTTAAAAATTTACCAAGGATTTTTGTTAAAAGAGAGCATAGAAAATCAGGAATTGATATTGATTTAACAAGACAAGATCTATTTAATGAAAAAGGTGGTTTTTTAATTGAAAAAGAGCATGGATCAGAAATTGTTGATGAGTTAAAACCTTTAAATGGAGAAATTATTGTAATAAAAAGAAGATTTTCTGCTTTTTTTGAAACAGAACTTGATCTTATTTTAAGAAGAATGAAAATTAAAACAATAATTTTGACTGGAATTCAAACTCCAAATTGCATAAGAACAACAGCATTTGATGCGATTTCTTTTGATTATGAAGTTATAGTTGTATCTGATGGAACAAAATCAAAAACAGAAGAGATTCAAATTTCTAATTTAAAAGACATGGAAGATGTTGGAATAAAAATTCTTTCAACAAAAAATTTATTAGATATGTTAAAATTATTTTAG
- a CDS encoding glycine--tRNA ligase subunit alpha, producing MTFQDIITELRIFWSKENCIIGEGFDIEVGAGTMSPLTFFGVLGKKPYRVAYIQPSRRPQDGRYGDNPNRLYKHHQFQVILKPPPENIIEIYLNSLKSLGIKEEEHDIRFVEDNWESPTLGAWGVGWEVWCDGMEITQFTYFQQAGGIDLDPISAEITYGLERIALFLQKKESIFEINWNESIKYKDLRLIEEREMCIYSFEEANTEMLVETFNYFEIEAYRLIDKNLVLPSYEYCLKLSHIFNILDARGSIGLTERNQYITRIRNIANKCAALYLKVKDGK from the coding sequence ATGACTTTTCAGGATATTATAACAGAATTAAGAATATTTTGGAGTAAGGAAAATTGTATTATAGGCGAAGGTTTTGATATAGAAGTTGGTGCAGGAACTATGAGTCCTTTGACTTTTTTTGGAGTTTTAGGAAAAAAACCATATAGAGTAGCATATATACAACCTTCAAGAAGACCACAAGATGGAAGATATGGTGATAATCCAAATAGATTATATAAACATCATCAATTTCAAGTTATTTTAAAACCCCCTCCTGAAAATATAATAGAAATATATCTAAATAGTCTAAAAAGTTTAGGAATTAAAGAAGAAGAACATGATATAAGATTTGTAGAAGATAATTGGGAATCACCAACTCTTGGAGCATGGGGGGTTGGTTGGGAAGTTTGGTGTGATGGAATGGAAATTACTCAATTTACTTATTTTCAACAAGCAGGTGGAATTGATTTAGATCCTATTTCAGCAGAAATTACATACGGTCTTGAAAGAATTGCCCTTTTTTTACAAAAAAAGGAATCAATCTTTGAAATAAATTGGAATGAATCTATAAAATATAAAGATTTAAGATTAATTGAAGAAAGAGAGATGTGTATATATTCTTTTGAAGAAGCTAATACAGAAATGCTTGTAGAAACATTCAACTATTTTGAAATAGAAGCATATAGATTAATTGATAAAAATTTAGTTCTTCCATCTTATGAATATTGTTTAAAACTTTCACATATATTTAACATTCTAGATGCAAGAGGTTCTATTGGTTTAACAGAAAGAAATCAATATATAACAAGAATAAGAAACATAGCAAATAAATGTGCTGCTTTATATTTAAAGGTAAAAGATGGGAAATAA